One genomic segment of Helicobacter enhydrae includes these proteins:
- a CDS encoding phosphomannomutase/phosphoglucomutase produces the protein MQKEHIFREYDIRGIFDIDLDQEIVTCIGERIGALLKDANQKSISIGYDARVHSKQLFEWLTDGLHLHSIKINDLGLIPTPTAYFATFSPTLANTNSIMITGSHNPKEYNGFKITLLGKPFYGQSIQALKNSIAQTPKPHPTNPQPKAITQVPILEEYQAFLIDHFQTLRDFPHPIAIDCGNGVAGVALIPVLQALNIDFVALYADPDGDFPNHHPDPSEAKNLQDLKRLMHDQQIPIGLAFDGDADRIALLSTRVAYQGDELTILFAHQIAQEIAPQKPIIIGEVKCSSVMYDEIDKIGTSVMYKTGHSNLKVKLKELNASFAGEMSGHLFFNDRYFGYDDGIYAGLRALELFLHSSIESVEEQILSLPKLCSTPEEKIPTTEDKKFQIIATLQKKLQNPNQEFPKIKQIIDIDGIRVVFENGWALIRASNTTPVLVTRFEAKTQEDLELYKAQMLSLIEDELR, from the coding sequence ATGCAAAAAGAGCATATTTTTAGAGAGTATGATATTCGTGGGATTTTTGATATAGATTTGGATCAAGAGATTGTGACTTGCATTGGCGAGAGGATTGGAGCGCTCCTCAAAGACGCCAATCAAAAATCCATCAGCATTGGCTATGACGCAAGGGTGCATTCCAAACAGCTGTTTGAATGGCTCACCGATGGATTGCATCTCCATTCTATCAAAATCAACGATCTTGGTTTGATACCCACGCCAACTGCGTATTTTGCCACCTTCTCCCCTACCCTTGCAAACACCAATTCCATTATGATCACAGGCTCACACAATCCCAAAGAATACAATGGCTTCAAAATCACGCTATTAGGCAAACCTTTTTATGGTCAAAGCATTCAAGCACTCAAAAACAGCATCGCCCAAACTCCAAAACCCCACCCCACAAACCCACAACCCAAAGCCATCACGCAAGTTCCTATACTTGAGGAATACCAAGCCTTCCTCATCGATCATTTCCAAACCCTCCGAGATTTCCCACACCCAATCGCCATTGATTGTGGCAATGGAGTGGCAGGAGTGGCACTCATTCCTGTTTTGCAAGCACTCAACATCGACTTTGTCGCACTCTATGCAGATCCCGATGGCGATTTCCCCAACCACCACCCAGACCCCAGTGAAGCCAAAAATCTCCAAGATCTCAAACGCCTAATGCACGATCAGCAGATTCCTATCGGACTAGCATTTGATGGAGATGCCGATAGGATCGCTTTGCTAAGCACAAGGGTAGCCTATCAAGGAGATGAGCTCACCATCCTTTTCGCACACCAAATCGCTCAAGAGATAGCACCCCAGAAACCAATCATCATCGGTGAAGTCAAATGCTCCTCAGTGATGTATGATGAGATTGACAAAATCGGAACAAGCGTGATGTATAAAACAGGGCATAGCAACCTCAAAGTCAAGCTCAAAGAGCTGAACGCCTCGTTTGCAGGGGAAATGAGTGGGCATTTGTTTTTCAATGATAGGTATTTTGGCTATGATGATGGTATCTATGCGGGGCTTAGGGCTTTGGAGCTGTTTTTGCACTCTAGTATCGAATCTGTAGAGGAGCAAATCCTCTCACTTCCCAAGCTTTGCTCCACACCCGAAGAGAAAATCCCAACGACAGAAGACAAAAAATTCCAAATCATTGCAACACTACAAAAAAAGCTCCAAAACCCCAATCAAGAATTCCCAAAAATCAAACAAATCATCGATATAGACGGCATTCGTGTAGTGTTTGAAAACGGGTGGGCATTGATCCGTGCTAGCAACACCACGCCCGTGCTTGTCACACGCTTTGAAGCCAAAACACAAGAGGACCTGGAGCTTTACAAAGCCCAAATGCTCTCTCTGATTGAAGATGAGTTGCGATGA
- the tsaD gene encoding tRNA (adenosine(37)-N6)-threonylcarbamoyltransferase complex transferase subunit TsaD produces MILSIESSCDDSSLALTSIQECKLVFHQKISQDSYHSRYGGVVPEIASRLHAQQLPQILQELKNFLDGNLEAIKAIAITTEPGLSVSLIEGLMMAKALALALNLPLLSINHLKGHIYSLFINQKTIISPLSILLVSGGHTMILEMSHSQIQIIAKSLDDSFGESFDKASKMLGLGYPGGPIIQELAHDAPSLYTLPIPLQHSKELAFSFSGLKNAFRLKTQEKDYHPNALAKAFQESAIAHIYQRCKLYFQHKQSQNQSIQHFAIVGGASANLALRDKMHQLCQDYQATLLLSPLEFCSDNAAMIGRAGVESYLKGEFASLYELDISPRTTQF; encoded by the coding sequence ATGATCCTTAGCATCGAAAGCAGCTGCGATGACAGCTCACTTGCACTCACCTCAATCCAAGAGTGCAAACTTGTGTTCCACCAAAAAATCTCCCAAGATTCTTACCACTCTCGATATGGTGGCGTCGTCCCAGAAATCGCCTCAAGACTCCACGCCCAACAACTCCCACAGATTTTGCAAGAACTCAAAAACTTCCTTGATGGCAACCTAGAAGCAATCAAAGCAATCGCCATCACCACAGAACCGGGCTTGAGTGTCTCGCTCATCGAGGGGCTGATGATGGCAAAGGCTCTTGCACTTGCCCTCAATCTCCCACTCCTAAGTATCAATCATCTCAAAGGGCACATTTACTCGCTTTTCATCAACCAAAAAACCATCATTTCCCCCCTGAGCATTCTGCTAGTTTCGGGTGGGCATACGATGATCCTAGAGATGTCCCACTCGCAGATTCAAATCATTGCCAAAAGTTTGGATGATAGCTTTGGAGAGAGCTTTGACAAAGCTTCCAAAATGCTAGGTTTGGGCTATCCGGGTGGTCCGATCATCCAAGAACTCGCCCACGATGCCCCCTCACTCTACACCCTGCCCATTCCTTTGCAACACAGCAAAGAATTGGCGTTTAGCTTTTCAGGACTCAAAAACGCCTTTAGGCTCAAAACTCAAGAAAAAGACTACCACCCAAACGCTCTAGCCAAAGCTTTTCAAGAAAGTGCTATCGCCCACATCTACCAACGATGCAAACTCTACTTCCAACACAAGCAATCACAGAATCAATCCATCCAACATTTTGCAATCGTGGGTGGAGCGAGTGCTAATCTCGCACTCAGAGACAAAATGCACCAACTTTGCCAAGACTATCAAGCCACGCTCTTGCTAAGCCCCCTAGAATTCTGCTCAGACAATGCTGCAATGATTGGACGCGCTGGAGTGGAGAGCTATCTCAAAGGGGAGTTTGCCTCACTCTATGAGCTTGATATTTCTCCACGCACGACTCAGTTTTAG
- a CDS encoding autotransporter domain-containing protein produces the protein MKNKCLSLLFAPLVLLSQTPYLTNIHHTINAQQRLNTNLLLSTIWTHQDEDLTIDPSFLYTSTDDGDIISSSLALTGANDEDELKMKSLLEYSYDDHKHSKSRSHNVSGGLSALLKTPLSIFAGLSGGANFNTLQSLVDYKQYYASGALGLGYDIPLLDDTTRLTPIAYLNYTFLQLQNHKGLETIPTQHYNHLSVNAGLIAQTLFGSMQINLYGIYSHSVLDNTLHLATDTQRFKLDSAQWLVNLGANLGFYGDDMSFKLGLSSEISKNFYNVGLTSSVGFEF, from the coding sequence ATGAAAAATAAATGCCTATCTCTTTTGTTTGCACCCCTTGTGCTACTCTCCCAAACCCCCTATCTCACAAACATCCACCACACTATCAACGCACAACAGCGTCTCAACACCAATCTACTTCTAAGCACCATTTGGACACATCAAGATGAAGATCTTACAATCGATCCAAGCTTTTTATACACTAGCACCGATGATGGAGACATCATCAGCTCATCCCTTGCACTCACAGGTGCCAATGATGAGGATGAGCTCAAAATGAAGTCTTTGCTTGAGTATTCTTATGATGATCATAAGCACTCCAAAAGCCGATCGCACAATGTGAGCGGGGGATTGTCTGCCTTGCTCAAAACGCCACTCTCGATTTTTGCAGGATTGAGCGGAGGTGCAAACTTCAACACCCTGCAGTCTCTTGTGGATTACAAACAATACTATGCGTCAGGGGCATTGGGGCTAGGATATGACATCCCCCTCTTGGATGACACCACACGACTCACCCCAATCGCCTATCTCAACTATACTTTTTTACAACTACAAAACCACAAAGGGCTTGAAACAATCCCAACCCAACACTACAATCACCTATCAGTCAATGCAGGGCTCATCGCACAGACGCTCTTTGGATCGATGCAAATCAATCTCTATGGTATCTACTCTCATTCTGTTTTGGACAACACCTTGCACCTTGCCACAGACACACAACGCTTCAAGCTTGATTCTGCCCAATGGCTTGTCAATCTAGGGGCAAATCTAGGATTTTATGGGGATGATATGAGTTTTAAACTTGGTTTAAGTAGTGAGATTTCGAAAAACTTCTATAATGTCGGCTTGACAAGTTCTGTCGGATTTGAATTCTAA
- a CDS encoding pyridoxal phosphate-dependent aminotransferase has protein sequence MQYSDKALNLQESNTLAISALAQNLAKSGKEIINLSTGEPDFDTPQSVKDTAIGAINQGFSKYTAVSGILNLKEAICEKLARDNQLHYQPQEIIVSNGAKHSLFNALGAILNPQDEVIIPAPYWVSYPEMVKYNQATPIFIQTTQENHFKITPKDLQEAITPKTKAIILNSPSNPTGSIYNKEEIIELAKVLEGSDIWVISDEIYEKLVYDSSFVSIPSLSQDLLTRTILVNGLSKSSAMTGWRMGYLASKDRTLLKIIDNIQSNSTSNINSFTQMASITALNLKGEIEEMRGIFEQRRDFAYQAAQSIAPLRLNKPQGAFYLFIDISKTPYPNSLDFCQFLLERQGVALVPGIAFGAEGFVRMSFATSIKTLQKGFEKIARFLEN, from the coding sequence ATGCAATACTCAGACAAAGCACTCAATCTACAAGAATCCAACACTTTGGCAATCAGTGCGTTGGCACAAAACCTAGCAAAAAGTGGCAAAGAAATCATCAACCTCTCCACAGGTGAGCCTGATTTTGACACCCCCCAAAGTGTCAAAGACACTGCGATTGGTGCAATCAATCAAGGTTTTAGCAAATACACCGCTGTCAGTGGGATCTTGAATCTCAAAGAGGCGATTTGTGAGAAGCTAGCACGAGACAATCAACTCCACTATCAACCCCAAGAAATCATCGTAAGCAATGGAGCCAAGCATTCTTTGTTTAATGCGTTGGGAGCGATACTCAATCCTCAAGATGAAGTCATCATCCCCGCTCCCTATTGGGTCAGCTACCCTGAAATGGTCAAATACAATCAAGCGACACCGATTTTCATCCAAACCACCCAAGAAAATCATTTCAAAATAACGCCCAAAGATCTCCAAGAAGCCATCACCCCCAAAACCAAAGCAATCATTCTCAACTCGCCAAGCAACCCCACAGGCTCTATCTACAACAAAGAGGAGATCATAGAACTTGCAAAAGTGCTAGAGGGGAGCGATATTTGGGTGATTAGTGATGAAATTTATGAAAAGCTTGTCTATGATTCTTCGTTTGTGTCCATCCCATCGCTTTCGCAAGATTTGTTGACAAGGACGATCCTTGTCAATGGGCTTAGCAAATCAAGTGCGATGACTGGGTGGAGGATGGGCTATCTTGCTAGCAAAGATCGCACACTGCTCAAAATCATTGACAATATACAAAGCAATAGCACTTCAAACATCAATTCTTTCACACAAATGGCTTCAATCACGGCATTGAACCTCAAAGGAGAGATTGAGGAAATGAGAGGGATTTTTGAGCAACGCAGAGATTTTGCCTATCAAGCCGCCCAAAGTATCGCCCCCCTGCGTCTCAACAAACCACAAGGGGCGTTTTATCTTTTCATCGATATTTCAAAAACCCCATATCCCAACAGCCTAGACTTTTGTCAATTCTTGCTTGAGCGACAAGGCGTGGCATTGGTTCCCGGCATTGCTTTTGGTGCGGAGGGTTTTGTGAGGATGAGTTTTGCCACTTCGATTAAGACATTACAAAAAGGATTTGAAAAAATTGCAAGATTTTTAGAAAACTAG